One genomic window of Mycteria americana isolate JAX WOST 10 ecotype Jacksonville Zoo and Gardens chromosome 6, USCA_MyAme_1.0, whole genome shotgun sequence includes the following:
- the PLEKHA1 gene encoding pleckstrin homology domain-containing family A member 1 isoform X5 yields the protein MPYVDRQNRICGFLDIEENENSGKFLRRYFILDTREDSLVWYMDNPQNLPSGSPPVGVIKLTYISKVSDATKLRPKAEFCFVMNAGMRKYFLQANDQQDLVEWVNVLNKATKITVPKQSDPLCQMDNANRQAESPGGKKQVSYRTEIVGGVPIITPTQKEEISECSEGGDRSYLKRSQSHVPYFTAKHPPDNAIIKAGYCVKQGAVMKNWKRRYFQLDENTIGYFKSELEKEPLRVIPLKEVHKVQECKQSDIMMRDNLFEIVTTSRTFYVQADSPEDMHSWIKAISGAIVAQRGPGRSAASVCYSEPQRKYAAGQKAVESLYTEVYIKNW from the exons atgccttatgtggatcgTCAGAATCGCATTTGTGGTTTCCTAGAtattgaagaaaatgagaatagtGGGAAATTCCTGCGGCGGTACTTCATTCTGGACACACGAGAAGACAGTCTGGTGTGGTACATGGATAACCCACAG AATCTTCCTTCTGGATCTCCGCCTGTTGGAGTCATTAAACTTACCTATATTTCAAAG GTTAGCGATGCAACTAAGCTAAGGCCAAAGGCAGAATTCTGCTTTG TTATGAATGCAGGGATGAGAAAATACTTTCTACAAGCCAATGATCAGCAGGACCTAGTTGAATGGGTAAATGTTCTGAACAAAGCTACCAAAATCACA GTACCAAAGCAGTCTGATCCTCTCTGTCAAATGGATAATGCAAATCGTCAAGCTGAAAGCCCAGGTGGAAAGAAGCAAGTCTCTTACAGGACAGAAATTGTTGGTGGTGTTCCTATCATTACACCTACCCAG AAAGAAGAAATCAGTGAGTGCAGTGAAGGGGGTGACAGGAGTTATTTGAAACGGTCACAAAGTCATGTTCCTTATTTTACTGCTAAGCATCCCCCAGATAATGCTATTATCAAAGCTGGCTACTGTGTAAAACAAGGAGCAGTG ATGAAGAACTGGAAGAGAAGATACTTTCAGTTAGATGAAAACACAATAGGATATTTCAAGTCTGAACTG gaaaaggaACCTCTCAGGGTTATACCACTTAAGGAGGTCCATAAAGTTCAGGAATGCAAGCAAAG TGATATAATGATGAGAGACAATCTCTTTGAAATTGTAACAACTTCTCGAACCTTTTATGTacag GCGGACAGTCCAGAAGACATGCACAGTTGGATAAAAGCAATTTCTGGGGCCATTGTAGCACAGCGGGGACCAGGAAGATCAGCAGCTTCCGTATGTTATTCTGAACCTCAGAGAAAAT